In one Dreissena polymorpha isolate Duluth1 chromosome 7, UMN_Dpol_1.0, whole genome shotgun sequence genomic region, the following are encoded:
- the LOC127839635 gene encoding stomatin-like produces MRDEVTDISDVLVMRDEVADNSDILTKHSVTVVVEAVIYARIYDATVATVNIKDARASTCLLGATTLRTMLGTVGLSDVLSDRERIDRDMQRTLDEATHDWGLKVERVEIKDVRRPIQMQRAMAAEAESHRMARAKVISAESDMKASRCIKEAADVLREAQASIQLRYLQTLHSIADQQNHTIIFSLPLSLFSGFQEGVAKLLGARPVMHSGGKPLITIEESQTSTMF; encoded by the exons ATGCGTGACGAAGTGACCGACATCTCGGACGTTTTGGTCATGCGTGACGAAGTGGCCGACAACTCGGAC ATACTCACGAAACATTCCGTCACCGTTGTCGTGGAGGCCGTTATTTACGCGCGGATCTACGACGCGACCGTTGCTACGGTGAACATCAAGGATGCGCGCGCATCCACATGCCTGCTAGGGGCGACCACTCTGAGAACCATGCTGGGGACGGTGGGACTGTCGGATGTTCTGTCGGACAGGGAGAGGATCGACCGAGACATGCAG AGGACTTTGGACGAAGCCACGCATGACTGGGGACTGAAGGTGGAGCGTGTTGAAAT AAAAGACGTTCGTCGGCCGATCCAGATGCAAAGAGCGATGGCAGCTGAAGCCGAATCACACAGAATGGCCAGAGCAAAG GTCATATCCGCGGAGAGCGATATGAAAGCATCGCGCTGCATCAAAGAAGCCGCGGATGTGCTGCGGGAGGCGCAGGCCTCCATTCAGCTGCGCTACCTTCAGACGCTACATAGCATCGCCGATCAACAGAACCACACCATCATCTTCTCGCTTCCGCTCAGCCTCTTCTCCGGGTTTCAGGAAGGGGTGGCAAAGCTTCTCGGGGCTAGGCCAGTAATGCACAGCGGAGGAAAGCCGTTAATAACAATCGAGGAATCGCAGACAAGCACGATGTTCTAA